Proteins encoded by one window of Chroococcidiopsis sp. TS-821:
- a CDS encoding BON domain-containing protein, with product MSWLKRLFGLDRPKNAPSFSTQPQAQTRGSTQQIPPERLGLNGEYDQSGLAKRVALAFDQDPTLDDIDTLYVAQTGSTVVLKGRVPNQQILNKMVSIARGVHGATSVETNQVTIG from the coding sequence ATGAGTTGGTTAAAAAGACTTTTTGGACTTGATAGACCCAAAAATGCACCGTCCTTCAGTACACAACCACAAGCTCAAACGAGAGGTTCGACACAGCAAATTCCGCCTGAACGCTTGGGATTAAATGGCGAGTACGATCAAAGTGGATTAGCAAAGCGAGTTGCTTTAGCATTCGATCAAGATCCAACGCTTGATGATATTGATACTTTATACGTTGCACAAACAGGTAGCACAGTTGTTCTAAAAGGTAGAGTTCCAAATCAACAAATTCTTAATAAAATGGTGTCTATTGCTCGCGGGGTTCATGGCGCAACATCTGTAGAAACCAATCAAGTTACAATTGGTTAA
- a CDS encoding 2-phosphosulfolactate phosphatase family protein has protein sequence MKLFIYHTPELTPEDKVPDCAIAVDVLRATTTIATVLAAGAEAVQVFSDLDQLIQVSEAWSTEKRLRAGERGGAKVVGFDMGNSPLDCTPERVQGRRLFISTTNGTRALQRVQNAAIVTAGAFVNRASVVKYVIAQQPETVWIVGSGWEGSFSLEDTACAGAIAHSIWQQTNLPLEELAGNDEVMGAIALYAEWQNNLLELFHHASHGKRLLRLDCHEDLKYCAQMDIVDVLPLQTEPGVLKKV, from the coding sequence GTGAAATTATTCATTTACCACACTCCAGAACTAACCCCAGAAGATAAAGTACCCGACTGCGCGATCGCGGTCGATGTGCTACGCGCTACAACGACAATTGCTACGGTGTTAGCGGCTGGAGCCGAAGCAGTGCAAGTGTTCAGCGATTTAGATCAGTTGATTCAGGTAAGTGAAGCTTGGTCAACAGAAAAACGACTGCGGGCGGGAGAACGTGGTGGAGCTAAAGTTGTGGGTTTTGATATGGGAAACTCACCGCTTGATTGTACGCCAGAGCGCGTTCAAGGACGAAGACTATTTATCAGTACAACGAATGGCACGCGCGCGCTACAGCGCGTCCAAAACGCAGCAATTGTTACAGCAGGGGCGTTCGTCAACCGCGCGTCAGTTGTTAAGTATGTGATCGCGCAGCAACCAGAAACAGTATGGATTGTAGGATCGGGTTGGGAAGGAAGCTTTTCGCTCGAAGATACCGCGTGTGCGGGCGCGATCGCGCATAGTATTTGGCAACAAACAAATTTACCTTTAGAAGAATTAGCCGGTAACGATGAAGTGATGGGAGCGATCGCACTTTACGCCGAGTGGCAAAATAATCTCTTAGAGTTATTCCACCACGCCAGTCACGGCAAGCGATTATTACGTCTTGACTGTCACGAAGATCTCAAATACTGCGCTCAAATGGATATCGTTGATGTATTGCCTTTACAAACCGAACCTGGAGTCTTAAAAAAAGTGTAA